DNA from Desulfuromonas sp. AOP6:
GGTCGACAACGGCCAGGTCTGGGAACGGGAGCTGGAAAACACCCGCAACCGCGTCCAATCTCTGGGCGGGGCGATGGGCCGAAACTGGTAAAATTCGAAATCTCTCGCGGTGACAGGTTGCCGCCTGAGGAGGGACATGCTCTATCTGCAACATTTCGGACTGCGTGAGCCACCCTTTTCCCTGACGCCTGACACGGGCTTCTTCTATAGCACCAACGGACACCGCGAGGCTCTGGAGGTGCTCAGGGTCACTCTGCGCTCCGGTGAAGGATTCATCAAGATCATCGGCGAGGTCGGCACGGGCAAGACCCTGCTGTGCCGCAAGCTGCTCAATGCTCTGGAAGGGGATGGCTGGGTCAGTGCCTACCTGCCAAACCCCCTTCTGGGTGTGGCGGAACTCTATCGAGCCCTGGCCGATGAGCTCGGGATTGCGCTGCCGGCGACGGCGACGGTCAACGACAGCCTCAAGGCCATCAACGGTCAGCTTATCGACCTGGCCCGCCAGGGCCGCCGGGTCGTCCTCTGTATCGACGAGGTGCAGGTCATGCCCGAGAAGAGCCTGGAAGCCTTGCGGCTGCTCAGCAATCTCGAGACGGAAAAACGTAAATTGCTGCAGATTGTTCTTTTCGCCCAACCGGAACTTGACGACCGTCTGCAGCAGCCGGGTCTTCGCCAGCTGCGCCAGCGGCTGGCCTTCAGCTATCGCCTGCCGCCTCTCGATCTGGAGGGCGTCGGTGGCTATGTCGGTCATCGTCTACTGGTGGCCGGTCATCAGGGAGGCGCCCTCTTTGCGCCGGGTGCCCTGAAGCTGCTGGCGCGGGGGAGTCGGGGCATCCCCCGGCTCATCAACATCCTCTGCCACAAGGCGATGCTCGCTGCCTATGGTCGGGGGGAGAGCCTGATCGGGCCGCGCCACATGCTGGCCGCCATCCGGGATACGGATGACGCGCAGGCGAGCACCTGGAAGGAGTACCTGCCCTGGCTCTATGCCCTGGCCGCCCTGATTATAGGGCTGGAAATTTCGGCGCTGGTCTATCTCACCCGGGGTGGTGCGTCATGAGTCTGCTCAACCAGATGCTCAAAGACCTGGAAAAACGGCAGGCCACCGCCGGCGATCCAACCGGGTTGCCCGGTACCGGCGCCGGAGCGAAGGGGCCGCGGCGCTTTGGGGTCCTGTTGTGGGTTCTGCTGGCGCTGGTTCTGGTGCTCGGTGGGCTTGTGTTCTGGTTGAGCACCGGTCATCGGGCGGGCAAAGACGTGCCCTTGGCCGTGGAACAGGTGGAACCGAGAAAGATGCCGGTTTCGGCGGCGGTGGAAACAACTCCCGCTTTTGAGTTCGAAGTAGCGGCTTCCGAAGCGCCCGCTCCACCGCCGGCGACGGAGCCGGAGGTGGTGACCGCCCCGGTCGAGACGCCTGTCGTGAAGGCCGTGCCGGTGAAAGAAACGGTATCCTCGCTGAGTGAGTCGGTTGAGCCGCCTGAGCTGCCGGTGGCGGCACCGCCGTCGCCAAAAACACCCCCGGCATCTGAGCCGGCGGCACTGGTGAAGACGCCGCGCCCCCTGTCCCCGAAAGAACAGGCCCGGGTCCGTTTCGCCGAGGGTGAAGCGGCCCTGAAGGATGGCCGGCTGTCCGAGGCCGAACAGGCCTGGCGACGGGCTTTGCGCCTGAACCCGACCCAGCGGGAGTCCCGGGAGAAACTGGCGGCGGTGCTGATTGTAGCCGGCCGCCGCGCCGAGGCGGAGAAGGTTTTCGCCGCCGGTTTGGAGATAGACCCTGCCCACAGTCCTTTCCGCCGGGGCTACGCCCGCCTGCTGGCCGAAAGAGAC
Protein-coding regions in this window:
- a CDS encoding AAA family ATPase — its product is MLYLQHFGLREPPFSLTPDTGFFYSTNGHREALEVLRVTLRSGEGFIKIIGEVGTGKTLLCRKLLNALEGDGWVSAYLPNPLLGVAELYRALADELGIALPATATVNDSLKAINGQLIDLARQGRRVVLCIDEVQVMPEKSLEALRLLSNLETEKRKLLQIVLFAQPELDDRLQQPGLRQLRQRLAFSYRLPPLDLEGVGGYVGHRLLVAGHQGGALFAPGALKLLARGSRGIPRLINILCHKAMLAAYGRGESLIGPRHMLAAIRDTDDAQASTWKEYLPWLYALAALIIGLEISALVYLTRGGAS
- a CDS encoding tetratricopeptide repeat protein, whose product is MSLLNQMLKDLEKRQATAGDPTGLPGTGAGAKGPRRFGVLLWVLLALVLVLGGLVFWLSTGHRAGKDVPLAVEQVEPRKMPVSAAVETTPAFEFEVAASEAPAPPPATEPEVVTAPVETPVVKAVPVKETVSSLSESVEPPELPVAAPPSPKTPPASEPAALVKTPRPLSPKEQARVRFAEGEAALKDGRLSEAEQAWRRALRLNPTQRESREKLAAVLIVAGRRAEAEKVFAAGLEIDPAHSPFRRGYARLLAERDDLSTAREVLRQGPVPTAAGDPDYHALFAALSQRLGDYAAAAATYSLLLQQDPASGVSWLGLGLALESDGRAPEAVEAYRQAIASGSLQPDLLSYVRGRLDMLER